The Candidatus Binatia bacterium DNA segment CGGGGCGCTCGTCGGTCCCGCTCGACCATGCGAACTACATCTTCGGGTTTGGGCGCGGCGGCGATGTCGTCAAGCAGGAGGCCGATGTCATCCTGGTTGCGGGATCGAGGCTGGGCAACCTCGATATTCCGTACGACAAGTACTGGGGCGATCCGGCGCGGCAGCAGCTCATCCAGATCGACGTCGACCCGCGCCACATGGGCGTCACCCGGCCGCTGACGCTCGGCATCGTTGCCGACGTCAAGAACGCGCTCGAGGGGCTGGTGCAGGCGCTGCGGGCGGCGAAGGTCCGCCCCCGCGACGGCAAGGACCTGGCACGCTACCGCCAGGGGGCTCAGGCATGGTGGGACGAGCAGTTGGCTCCGGCGAAGAGCTGGACGGGCCCGGGGATACACCCGGCACACGCGCTGCAGGCGGTCGGCGCGGTGTTCGGCAGGGACGCGGTCTACGTCGCCGACGGCGGCAACACCTCGCTGTGGGCAAATATGTGTTTGCCCCCGACGCAGCCGCGGTCGTACCACAACATCCTCGAACTTGGCATGCTCGGCACCGGCATTCCCTCCGCCATCGGGGCGAAGCTGGGCGCACCGGGGCGCGAGGTCGTGTGCGTCACGGGCGACGGCGCGGCCGGCTTCAACTTCATGGAGATGCAGTCCGCCGCGCGCGATGCCGTGAAGATCACCACGGTCGTCTTCGCGGAAGGCTCGTGGACGATGGAGGAGCCGAACGAACGCATGCTGTACGGTCGGACGTTCGGCACGGAGCAGGGCACCGTGCGCTGGGACCGCGTCGCCGAGGGACTCGGCTGCCACGGCGAGTACGCCGAGCGGATGGAAGAGGTCGAGCCCGCCCTGCGGCGCGCCAAGGCGGCGAAGGGGCCGGCAGTGGTGTGCCTGCGGACGGACCGCGAGGCCAACCTGGCGATTCCGCAAGAGCTGCTGCTGCGATTCGTGGAGGTGTATCAGGGGCCGATGGGCTGATGTGGTGGCGCTTGAGGGTATGGCGGTCGATGCATTTGCGTCAC contains these protein-coding regions:
- a CDS encoding thiamine pyrophosphate-binding protein; the encoded protein is MSTITGGELLARCLANEGVKFVFGLPSPEIDPLLAQLAAHDIRLVPVRHEAAGVHMAEGLYKTTGQVAVVLGNPGPGSANLLPGVITARHEGVPVLAITSQHRLGIVYPSSPSTFQGQDQLDVFKPTVKWGGPILSWERIPEVVRMAFREMWTGRPGPVHIELPAPVLYAMGDEQSAPVLPPAAYRPPRPQASDAQLRQAAELLANAKRPLVFSGAGVDRAEANAALLELVALLNCPVMTTMAGRSSVPLDHANYIFGFGRGGDVVKQEADVILVAGSRLGNLDIPYDKYWGDPARQQLIQIDVDPRHMGVTRPLTLGIVADVKNALEGLVQALRAAKVRPRDGKDLARYRQGAQAWWDEQLAPAKSWTGPGIHPAHALQAVGAVFGRDAVYVADGGNTSLWANMCLPPTQPRSYHNILELGMLGTGIPSAIGAKLGAPGREVVCVTGDGAAGFNFMEMQSAARDAVKITTVVFAEGSWTMEEPNERMLYGRTFGTEQGTVRWDRVAEGLGCHGEYAERMEEVEPALRRAKAAKGPAVVCLRTDREANLAIPQELLLRFVEVYQGPMG